The following are from one region of the Effusibacillus pohliae DSM 22757 genome:
- a CDS encoding phospholipase D family nuclease, translated as MSNRLKIMAMTSAIALFFPGCAPVDHAVSADRSKSDQTRVEYAFTQADQHPETLLKNVIDSAKSSLDIAIYSITKDDIRDAIIAAKKRGVKVRMITDHQEAQGKYQAEDLKRLREAGIPIKENTHSGLMHLKVTIADQSLVTTGSYNYTVAASTTNDEVLVVLRDPSIAKDWEKQFERMWEDTKNFTDIK; from the coding sequence ATGAGCAATCGTTTGAAAATCATGGCTATGACTAGTGCAATCGCATTGTTTTTCCCTGGCTGCGCGCCGGTGGATCACGCAGTTTCTGCTGATCGTTCGAAGAGTGATCAGACAAGAGTTGAATATGCGTTCACGCAGGCGGACCAGCACCCGGAGACGCTTTTAAAAAATGTGATCGACTCAGCGAAATCGTCGCTCGATATTGCGATTTATTCGATTACGAAAGATGACATTCGCGATGCGATTATTGCGGCGAAGAAACGCGGGGTGAAAGTGCGTATGATCACCGATCACCAGGAAGCGCAAGGGAAGTATCAGGCGGAAGATTTGAAGCGGCTTCGTGAAGCAGGAATCCCCATCAAAGAGAATACCCACTCGGGCCTGATGCATCTCAAGGTCACCATCGCGGACCAATCGTTGGTCACGACGGGATCGTACAACTACACGGTTGCAGCCTCGACCACAAACGATGAAGTGCTTGTAGTGCTGAGGGATCCGTCCATCGCTAAGGATTGGGAAAAGCAGTTTGAGCGTATGTGGGAGGATACGAAGAATTTCACGGATATCAAATAA
- the speD gene encoding adenosylmethionine decarboxylase, giving the protein MDTMGRHVIAELWECNPQILNDIEQVERMMVNAALEAGAEVREVTFHKFTPHGVSGVVIISESHLTIHSFPEHGYASVDVYTCGDRIDPRVACEYITRRLECRRRQWIQIERGEGFTGAFKQHVEILPASVAPH; this is encoded by the coding sequence ATGGACACAATGGGGCGTCATGTGATTGCGGAGCTATGGGAGTGCAACCCGCAGATTTTGAATGATATCGAGCAGGTCGAGCGGATGATGGTGAATGCGGCTCTCGAGGCGGGGGCGGAAGTGCGCGAAGTGACGTTTCACAAATTTACGCCGCACGGGGTCAGCGGTGTCGTGATTATTTCGGAATCCCATTTGACGATTCACAGTTTTCCGGAACACGGGTATGCAAGCGTCGATGTATACACTTGCGGCGACCGGATCGATCCGCGTGTGGCGTGCGAGTATATTACGCGGCGGCTGGAGTGTCGGCGAAGACAGTGGATTCAGATCGAACGGGGCGAAGGGTTTACCGGAGCTTTTAAGCAGCATGTGGAGATTTTGCCAGCGTCCGTGGCTCCGCATTGA
- a CDS encoding enoyl-CoA hydratase/isomerase family protein codes for MSALVVTELAEHIAVIRINRPESSNAINSEVMDRLSHALDQAAVNADVRAVILTGTGDRSFAAGGDLKEFHQSLRTPDDVYKKWSDMRDILYRIATFPKPVIAGVNGAARGGGGELAVACHFRVASSAATIGFVQVKLGISPGWGGAALLARTIGYQPALRLILTGKVITAEEAKQIGLVDEVAQPDRFWEAVWKFARELADNSPAAVQSILHIMRQSRNLRLEEAMDLESRLCASLWNSDEHQTAIGKFLIGKH; via the coding sequence ATGTCTGCACTTGTTGTCACCGAATTGGCCGAACATATTGCCGTCATTCGAATCAACCGGCCGGAGTCCAGCAATGCGATCAACTCGGAAGTGATGGACCGCCTCTCGCATGCGCTCGATCAAGCGGCCGTCAATGCGGATGTACGGGCGGTGATCCTGACCGGGACCGGCGACCGCTCGTTTGCCGCCGGCGGCGATCTGAAAGAGTTCCACCAATCGCTACGCACGCCGGATGATGTCTATAAAAAATGGTCGGATATGCGCGACATCCTCTACCGGATCGCGACTTTCCCGAAGCCGGTGATCGCCGGAGTGAACGGCGCCGCCCGGGGCGGCGGCGGGGAACTGGCGGTCGCTTGCCATTTCCGCGTGGCTTCGTCTGCCGCGACGATCGGATTTGTACAAGTGAAACTCGGCATTTCGCCCGGTTGGGGAGGCGCGGCGCTGCTCGCCCGAACGATCGGGTATCAGCCGGCGCTACGGCTGATTTTGACGGGCAAGGTGATTACGGCGGAGGAAGCGAAACAGATCGGGCTGGTGGATGAAGTGGCGCAGCCTGACCGGTTCTGGGAAGCGGTATGGAAATTTGCCCGCGAGTTGGCGGATAATTCGCCGGCGGCGGTGCAAAGTATTCTGCACATCATGCGGCAATCCCGCAATCTGCGCCTGGAAGAGGCGATGGATCTGGAAAGCCGGCTGTGTGCTTCGCTTTGGAATTCGGATGAGCATCAGACGGCGATCGGAAAATTTTTGATCGGCAAGCATTAA